The window AACCTAGACAACCTCTTCTACTTGGACCTGTCGAATAATTCACTCACCGGCGAGCTTCCTGAAAGCTTGGGGCGAATGAAGTGCCTGATGGCTGGATGTAAGTCGCTGCAAGCTGCCTCAACGGAGATCTTTCCATTCTATCTCAAGAGGAATTCTAGCAACAATGGCTTACAGTACAATCAGGTCAGTAGCTTTCCTCCATCAATGATTCTGGGTGATAACATGCTTGCTGGGCAAATTTTGCCGGGATTCGGAAACCTTGCAGAACTCCATGTGCTGGACTTGAGTTGGAACAATCTTTCCGGGAGTATACCGGCGCAGCTTTCCGGCATGACAAGCTTAGAGAGCTTAGATTTGTCACACAATGATCTAACTGGAAGCATACCCAGCTCTCTCATCAGTCTCAGTTTCTTGTCGAGATTTGACGTCTCATATAACCACTTAGTTGGATCAGTCCCCACCGGAGGCCAGTTCTTGACATTCCCAAGCTCTGACTTCGAAGGCAACGCCGGTCTCTGCGGTTTTCGCTTGTCGCCTTGCCACCCCAGAGATTCCCAACCATCACAGGGCGGCGGACGCAAGAAAGCTGCCGTGATAGGAATCGCTGCCGGAGTCGGAGTCGGGGTGGTATTGCTGGCGGCTGCTGTACTCTGCTGGATTGTGCTAAGAAATTCAGCAAGACACGAAGACAACGCGAAGGTGGTGGCGCATGTAGATGAAAACTCAGATGCAGCCGGCTGCAGTCTTGTTATCTTGTTCCATAAAGATAACAAGGACCTGAGCATCGACGACATACTCAAGTCTACTGACAATTTCAATCAAGCATGTATCATCGGTTGCGGAGGATTCGGCTTGGTCTACAGAGCCACTCTGCCCGACGGACGGAAGGTAGCCATCAAGCGGCTTTCCGGCGACTTCTTCCAGATGGAGAGGGAATTCCAAGCGGAGGTCGAAACTCTTTCCAGAGCTCAGCATCAGAACCTTGTTTTGCTGCAAGGATACTGCAAATACGGGAGCGATAGATTGCTGATCTACTCATACATGGAGAACGGGAGCTTGGATTTCTGGCTCCACGAGAAGATCGAAGGAGGCTCGATGTTGGATTGGGAAAGAAGGCTgcagattgctcgaggagcagcAAAAGGGCTGTCCTATCTGCATCAGTCCTGTGATCCGCACATTCTTCACCGCGATATCAAGTCAAGCAACATTCTTCTCGATGAAGATTTTGAAGCACATTTGGCGGACTTCGGTCTAGCCAGGCTTATCTTACCTCATCAGACTCATGTGACAACTGATCTGGTTGGAACTCTGGGCTACATTCCTCCTGAGTATGCACAATCCCCGGTTGCCACTTTCAAGGGTGATGTCTATAGCTTCGGAGTTGTGCTTCTCGAGCTACTTACCGGCCGGAGGCCCGTAGACATGTGCAAGCCGTTCCGCAGCAGGGAtatggtgccctgggtgctccagATGAAGAAGGACAAGAGGGAAGCCGAAGTTTTCGATCCGTGTTTACACTTCCGGGATGACAAGGTTCATATGTTGAGGATGCTCGAAATCGCATGCCTCTGTGTGAGTGAATCCCCTAAACTTAGACCGTTAACCCATGAATTAGTGGCATGGCTTGAAGACATTGGTGCTAACGATAAGTCGATAAAGTAACTCAATGCCGTAATTCGGAAACAGAAGACTTTGTTCACAAGTCTTCAATGCTTAGAGGTTCTTTTGCCtcctttaatttttctttcttttacatgAGAACAAGTTGCTGTAAGTAACAGGATAAGTATGTAAAAGTTGCAGTATCCAGGAATAAAACTTGGTCTCACTGATCACAAACTATTCAACTCAGTCTCCAACTATTTCAGAAACTTCCTTCTGTCGATTGTCTCAGTATTAGAGACTGTTTTCGTGACTCGAATCCGTGCAGGATGAtgagtattataaatatagatttgTTGGTGATTGTCTCAATGTCTTAACATCTTATATTTAGTAAttatttactaaatctaaattttaGCTAAGAACATTTGAGAGAAATTGACAAgactcataattaatttttaaaaatgttaaatataaatatttaaatttattgattGATACTATTAAATGTAGGAAATGTGTTGGTGTATTGTTAGAATGAATAATACGAAGaaaataaagtgcaaaaaaaaaaagaaatttcttttttttttcttcttttaagtgACAAACTAATAAGAAGAATCTTTGAAGATGATCTAACATCGAATCTTTCTTAAGGAAACATGGTTTACCCTAATTCTATCTGTTCACTCGTTATAAGTTAGGAGAAAATAACGAGCTTTCACAGCGACAGGGAGCACAGCGACAGCTGGAGTCGGAACTCGCAGCCCCCGCGGAATGAAACCCTGGGGGAAAATTTTCTCCTCGGTGGGCCTTGAGGCTCATCTCCTTCGGTCCGCTTGATGCTCTCTCTGTTCTTCAACCCCTCGGTTCGTTGCTAAATTCTGTATTTATGCTTTCCGTTTGGGGGTTTTGTCTTTGTCCACCTCGCCTTTGATTGACGGCGAGGAGGCTGGGATCCGTCGGTGCCTGTTCTCTGGTAAGGGGAGGGAATTAGGGTATGGAGTCTGATGGAGGGCGAGAAGGGATCCGGCCTGCGACGGCGGAGGAGGAAGCGCTGAAGAGGAATACCGACTGCGTCTACTTCTTGGCTTCTCCATTGACCTGCAAAAAGGTGGCTTTCTCTCTCGATTTTCGGGCTTCGATTTGTCTTCTTGCTATGTCTTGAGTCTCAAAGATGCAACCTTTCTAACTTGAGTTGTGCATCTTGCTTCCCTTGGGCCTGACATGCATTTGGTTGTTTGCTTCTCTTGTCACTCTGAGAACCCTTGTTGGGTTATAGAAACTTTCGTGATGTGAATAAAACTTCGGATTTCATTACTGATGCTATTCTATTTTATGGTCGAGATCCTGTAAGCATTCCTTGTGTTAATAAAAAAAAGTGAGTTCCTGAGACGTCTGTCACCATTAGTTTGTTCATCGTGCCCTTGTACGAAGCATGAGCTAAAGATATTTCTTTTGGTACCTTATTTCCATAATTTCAGCTTTGATAAGTTATTTTATGGTTCGAATGTTGGATTAGCTTCTGAACTTGATTCTCAAATACCTTTTGGAGTTCAGGTAGCCAAAGGGCTAATTAGTTTATTGGCTCTTTAAATATTACTGTTTGAAGTGCCTAATAATAGGCACATGGTTAAGTGCTCAGTTTCTTAACATCTTCCATGTGACATGTTGAAGACCCTAGCCATGGTTAAAGAGTAACTTATGCAATTAATTTCAATTGGACAAGAAACTATCTTGAAACAATTATTAAGTCTTTTCAAACTACCCACATAACACCTTAGCTATTGTTAAAATGAGCACTTAGTGTTGTATTTATAAAAATTAGTAGATTATATTGTTGTTTCTTTTCCAAGTTGGATACTGTATTCTTGAAAGTGTCTTGCATGATTCCATTAAGATATTGTTTTGCCATAAAAGTTGTTGGTAGTTTATCTGTTGAAACTCTTGGGTAACATTTAAAGATGAAATTATTCCAAATATGCCCCACTTGAATATACTATGAGAAATAAAGTTCTAGACAAATAAGCACTGAAGAGATTGAAATGTTGAGTATGAATTGTTTTAGTAGTAGACACACTTTTTTGGGATGTTACAAATTGGAGATTCTTTGTGGCTTAAAGGATAGATCTACTAACAAGCCCAACTTCACCTTTATCTTGAGCTTGGTCATGATTGAAGTATACATTGTTATTGGCAAGTTTATGTATTAGGACAAAAACTAATTCCATGGCACTTTCCATCTTGTTATGAACTATTTTGATTGGTTCCTAACTTCTAGCTTCTACTTGAACCACGCTCTTTCTAGGTTGCACAAAGGTCATCATTTGCAGAATTTCTTGAGTTCCATTTATACTTCAACCCACATATATGTATTATCTTTGTGATTTCCTCTCTTTCATTGTAATTCATGTTAATGcaaacttaattaacttctaGATAAATGGTAGTAAGTTAGAGGATGCCCTTTTCATTTGTATTTTCCCCTAACTGTTTGGCTAAATTTCTATGTTTATTTTAAGTGTTAAACGATTGTGCTTAGTTCAGATTCAGTTTGTTATGATAGGTTCAAGTTCTTATCTTATCCATTTTTTAAAACTATGTTATCATTCATCTGTTGGTTATTTTCCTTAACGAATTTTAGATTTGAATAAGTCAACTTCTGCAAGAGCTCTAGTATGTGCTATTATAAGGAGTAAATGCGTTTTACAAAAATCTGGCCAGAGTTCTCAAACATTTCAATGATACTTGAGTTTCCTCAATCCATGGCCATGTTTATTCTCTTCTTCTGTCACTTATATAATTTCTTCTAGCTTCGAATCTCCCTCTCTCAACCAGTCTTTTTCCTCTTCACCTTTACTGTGTTACAGTCCTACTGGCATCTCGTGTGGGATGTTCCCTTCTTTAGATTTGTGAAACTTTTTGCAGATAACTCAGATGCATTAAACATGTCCAGCTTTCAGTCTAgtctttgaatttcttcttcttcctttttgtgTCAGTATTACTCACATTTGTTCACTTTCCTCCACTTTCATTTTGAAGAGATATGATGTCAAAGGACTATGTGCTCCTTTCTGGTATTGTTTTGTGGGGTTGATTTATTGGTAATTCGGCTACTTTTAGTAGAGTCCATAGGTGTCTATATTAGATAGGTTTTTGAGTGATTCAATATTTCTTAACGTCTACTAGTCTATTTTCTTGAACTGATAAATCAAAAGATGGATTTGGAATGACAGATGAGAGATGGATCATGTTTCCTTTGTTTCGTTTGTCAAATAGAGAGGAAGGAAGGTTATATGAATAGATACATTTGAGCATCCATCCTTCAAATTTATTCGCACAGAAATGAGCAGAAAACCAATTAACACCCGCTGGATATAAAAAGTCATCTTCCCTCTATACATCCATTCAAAAGACAACTGAAAAGTATGATCCCTCCCTCCATTTTCCCAGTTTTCTTACATATCCATCTGAAATCTCTTTAATTTACCATCTCTTCGAAGAACAAGATCTTTTAAAAAGTAGTTGAGGCCCGCAATTGGACTTTAGAGATGTTCTTTGCCTGTCTTCCTTTCTCGGTGGAAGATGGAAATTCATGATTCTAGATATTGAACCTGGTTGTATTTTTTTTCCTACAGGAACAAAGATGCTGTCTTGATTCTCTATAAGAAGTCCTTAAGCCTATGTTTCTTTTACTATTACTTCGATACATGCTATTATTATCTGCTTAACCATGTTGGTTTAaacctttttttgttttttcaaagaCATGACAGAGCCATTTCCATGATTTTATGTCAGTAAGTTTTTAGTTAGCTATTTCACTGAAAATTTCCCTTAGATTGTCCTTTTTTGTACTGCTAAACTAAGCTTTCGATATTGAAGGATGAATTCTATGATTTGAAGGCTATGCGTTAGTGGACCAAATCATTATGTTCAATTGTTGATTCTGGTTAAGTGTAACTCTTGCTGACAATTCATTCGAAGGTGGCACCACTTTTGAAGATCTTAATAAAGGTTTTTAGAATATTTGAAATGAAAATAATTATGTGCCATCTAACACCTGATTACTTACCACAGTATGCCATTGCTTACGGAAGCATTGTAGCAGTTGTGGCAGTATGGTCTTTGGTACACACAAATCTATTTTCTACTGTTCAAACTTGCTGTTTATGAACACAATAATAAACCTGACAACAAACCTTATTGTTTTGAAAGCTTAAATGAGATTCATTTCAATCTACATGTTTACTAAAGAATTATGTTTACATCTGTACAATCAGCAAGTATGCATTCTGTAACTTTCGCTGCTTGGAGATATATACCCTTTGAGCTCCTGGCTAATTGTTGTGCTTAATTGTTTGAAACTTGCTGTAGCCCTCTTCTAAGCTCAAATTCTTCAGATTAATGTGCACCGTCATAAATTTCTTTGATTTCATTTTGAagcattaat is drawn from Zingiber officinale cultivar Zhangliang chromosome 1B, Zo_v1.1, whole genome shotgun sequence and contains these coding sequences:
- the LOC122052922 gene encoding phytosulfokine receptor 1-like, whose protein sequence is MKRLSFTVFFASLAYPGAFMPSGGGAAAAGGRCCFFFLLLFSFAMLSRLAVSQNQICESSDLGALLGFDDLDLAKLGWSRNVSSDCCSWAGVRCGDTTVSSGKVVELDLSNRSLRGPLPLSLAELGQLRNLDLSSNYLNGSIPAELLHFPLLESLNLSANQLKGEIPSNISLPAIKVFDISNNLFIGIHPVLVGSSNLTFLNLTGNSFNGPINPAICNSSSNLRVLRFSMNNFSGGFPRGLHICSSLIELSLSENHLSGELPDDLFNMASLTHLFLQGNQFAGNLSADIGNLPNLVEIDLSFNNFSGSIPDIFGSLTKLESFNAQSNKFVGSLPPSLSNLSSLRVLNLNKNFLNGEIDINCTAMTSLTLFDFGTNSFSGSIPDKLPQCAQLKTINLARNKLIGEIPTSFSGFSSLSDLSLTGNNFSNIASALQILQNCPNLSSLVLTNNFRAGETMPVDGIRGFAKMELLVIANCNLRGSIPPWLANLTQLRVLDISWNHLSGTIPAWLGNLDNLFYLDLSNNSLTGELPESLGRMKCLMAGCKSLQAASTEIFPFYLKRNSSNNGLQYNQVSSFPPSMILGDNMLAGQILPGFGNLAELHVLDLSWNNLSGSIPAQLSGMTSLESLDLSHNDLTGSIPSSLISLSFLSRFDVSYNHLVGSVPTGGQFLTFPSSDFEGNAGLCGFRLSPCHPRDSQPSQGGGRKKAAVIGIAAGVGVGVVLLAAAVLCWIVLRNSARHEDNAKVVAHVDENSDAAGCSLVILFHKDNKDLSIDDILKSTDNFNQACIIGCGGFGLVYRATLPDGRKVAIKRLSGDFFQMEREFQAEVETLSRAQHQNLVLLQGYCKYGSDRLLIYSYMENGSLDFWLHEKIEGGSMLDWERRLQIARGAAKGLSYLHQSCDPHILHRDIKSSNILLDEDFEAHLADFGLARLILPHQTHVTTDLVGTLGYIPPEYAQSPVATFKGDVYSFGVVLLELLTGRRPVDMCKPFRSRDMVPWVLQMKKDKREAEVFDPCLHFRDDKVHMLRMLEIACLCVSESPKLRPLTHELVAWLEDIGANDKSIK